The genome window GTTTGGTCACACAGGGGAAGAGGCGCTGGACCGCCTGATGGAACCCTGGGGCGGCTTTGATCATAACGCGCAGGCGATCCGCATCGTCACCGCGCTGGAACGCCACTATGCCGATTTCGACGGGCTTAACCTGACGTGGGAGGCGCTGGAGGGGCTGGCCAAGCACAACGGCCCCGTGACTGGCGACGTGCCGCTGGCCCTGGCCGAATACAACGCGCGCCATGACCTGGAACTCGACACCCACGCCAGTGCCGAGGCGCAGGTCGCCGCAATTTCAGACGATATCGCCTATAACAATCACGACCTGCACGACGGGCTGCGCGCCGGTCTGTTCACCGATGATGAGGTGGCTCAGCTGCCGATCGTTGCGCCCGCGTATGAGGCGGTTGATGCGCTCTATCCCGATCTGGCAGCCGACCGGCGGCGGCACGAGGCGCTGCGCCGGGTGGTTGGGGCGATGGTTGCGGATGTGCTGGGCGCCTCGCTGGAAGAACTGACCGAGTTGCGCCCCGAAACGGCGGATGATGTGCGCGGCGCGGGCCGCCCGATTGTGCGGTTTTCGCCCGATTTATGGACCGATCTGCAACAGATCCGCCGCTTCCTATTTGATCGCATGTACCGCGCGCCCAGTGTGATGGTCGAACGCGCACGGGTCACCAAGGTGGTCGACGCGCTGTTCCCGCTGTTCATGGAGCAGCCAGGTCAGATGCCCGAGGAATGGCGATCAGACGTTGAAGGCGCAGATGACGCAGCCCGCGCCCGGATCGTGGCGGATTACGTATCCGGCATGACAGATCGGTTTGCCTTGCAGGAGTGGGAGCGTTTGTGCGATTAGGGAATTGTAGACGGTGTTCCTATATACCTGAGTGAACTACTCAACATTAGGTGAGCCATGACCCAGACAGTCAAAAAGCCGATGGTCCTCAGGGCCGAGAAACTGAACGCATGGCTAAACCGCCGCAGCGTCTGGTTTGTCGCGGGCGTCGTGGCCGTTGTCGGGGTCGGAGCCTGGTTCTGACGGACGGCTTGCAGCACTGCCAGCCTTGGGTTTTTGCGCTGCCTTGACCTGTTGGGTCAGGTCAGAGTTTTCGGGTTCAGACGGTTTTGGGCCGGGGGGCCCACCATCCCCATCTCCATCGCCGCCGTTGTCGCCACCACCATTTCGCGCCGAATCCTGCAACAGGAAGAAAGCCGCCGCGACGAACAGACCCAGGTGGATGTTGCCAATGATTGCTTCGCTGGCCGCGATAAGCTGGGGGTGTCCAGCTGCGGGCGCATAGTCGCCGTATCCCAGGGTCGAAAACGTCACCATCGAAAAATAGGTCGCCGCCAGCGCGTTCATCACCAATCCGCCGTCCCCGTCGACCCCGGTCTGGGCGAAATACAATGCGAAAGCGACAATTGTCAGCATCGCCGAAACCCCGATGCGCAGCAGGTATTCCTGAATGTTCAGGGTCCGCGGTGTCGGCGCAGCGGGAAGCAGGAACACCAGCATCACGAAATAGAAAACCGCAACACCCACCAGAATCAGCAGAACGGGCAGCGGCAAATCGGTCAACGGCGGCACCAACCCGAAGCTGGTGTTGACCAGCAACAGCAGGATCAAAAACCAAATCGCCAGCCCGGCAAGTGTGAATCCTTCGGGTCTTTTCAAATCAACAGTCCGCGCAATGTGTCAATCAAACAAGATAAATCCTACTGCGGAATTGCGCCCATGTCATGCCATGGTAAACCCTGAGCCCGATCAGGGAATCAAACAGATGAACATATTCGCCGAAATCCGCACCCTCGTTCTGGAATCCATCGATGCGCTGGTGTCCGAAGGCACGCTGCCGCCGGGGCTGAACGATGGGCCGGTGACGGTGGAACCGCCGCGCGATGCCGCCCATGGCGACATGGCGACCAACGCCGCGATGGTTCTGGCCAAACCCGCCGGCATGGCCCCGCAGGTGATTGCCGAAGCGCTGATCCCGTTGCTGCAAAGCGATCCGCGGGTCGCGGTGGCCGAGGTTGCCGGACCCGGATTCCTGAACCTGCGGCTGGAAAACGCGGTCTGGGCAGATGTGGTCGAAGCGGCGCTGGAAGGCGGCGCAAGCTATGGCCACTCCGGGATCGGGGCAGGCGTGAAGATCAACGTCGAATATGTCTCGGCCAATCCAACCGGGCCGCTGCATGTCGGCCACGCGCGCGGCGCGGTCTTTGGCGATGCGCTGGCGTCTCTTCTGGATTACGCCGGTTACGAGGTGACGCGCGAGTATTACGTGAACGACGGCGGCGCGCAGGTCGATACGCTGGCCCGGTCGGTGTACCTGCGGTATCTTGAGGCGCACGGGACCGAGGTGGCGTTTGAGGACGGGACCTATCCCGGCGACTATCTGATCGCCGTGGGCGAAGCGCTGAAAGACAAGGTTGGTGATACCTTTGTCGACAAGGGCGAACAATTCTGGCTTTCCGAGGTGCGGAAATTTGCCACCGACGCGATGATGGGGCTGATCCGCGACGATCTGGCCGCGCTTGGCGTTCGGATGGATCATTTCTACAGCGAAAAATCGCTCTATGGTACGGGCCGGATCGAGGCGGCGCTGAAGGCGCTGGACGACAAGGGCCTGATTTATGAAGGCGTGCTGGAACCGCCCAAAGGCAAGAAGCCCGAGGATTGGGAGCCGCGCAAACAGACGCTGTTCAAATCCACCGAACACGGCGACGATGTGGATCGCCCGGTGAAGAAATCCGATGGCGGGTGGACCTATTTCGCGCCCGATATCGCCTATCATTACGATAAGATAGAACGCGGCTTTGATGCGTTGATTGATGTCTTCGGGGCGGATCACGGCGGATATGTCAAACGGATGAACGCCGCTGTCTCGGCCCTCTCCGATGGCCGGGTGCCGCTGGACGTGAAACTGGTGCAACTGGTGCGGCTTTACCAGAACGGCGAACCGTTCAAGATGTCCAAACGGGCAGGGACATTCGTGACCCTGCGCGACGTTGTCGACCGGGTCGGCCCGGATGTGGCGCGGTTCGTGATGCTGACGCGGAAAAACGACGCGCCGCTGGATTTCGACATGGCCAAGGTGCTGGAACAGAGCCGCGAAAACCCGGTGTTCTACGTGCAATACGCCCATGCGCGGGTGCAATCGGTGCTGCGCAAAGCGGCCGAGGCGGGCATCGCGACCAACCTGTCACCGGCCTTGAGCGACGCATCCGAACTCAGCGTTGCGCGCAAGATTGCCGAATGGCCGCGTCTGGTGGAAATCGCCGCCCGGACCCATGAACCGCATCGGATTGCCTTCTATCTCTATGAATTGGCGTCAGAATTTCATGCCCTCTGGAACCGGGGCAACGATGATGCATCGCTGCGCTTCATTCAAGATAGTGACCCGGAAGCCTCAGCTTCCAAAATTGCGCTGCCACGCGCCGTAGCCGTTGTTATTTCGGCCGGTTTGGGTATTCTTGGCGTAACCCCGCTGGATGAATTGCGCTGACCTAACAGGCGCGACGCCGGTTCCGGGGTTGAGGCAGGAACAGCAAGGACCGGGGGCCATCAGGTGTGGCCCTGCGGGCGGTAATCAACATGACGATTCAAGATCTGGGGTACTCGGATTCCGATTCCTATTCGAATGCTTACGCAGATGACTTCACCGGCTCGATCGAGGCGACAGACAGTGGCAGCGTCGCCGGGCCATTGGTCAATTTCGTCGGCGCGCTGGTGTCGGTCGGCCTGATCGGCGGGATCGGTGTCTGGGGCTATCAGCTTCTGGTGCGCGATGTGACCGGCGTTCCGGTGGTCCGCGCGCTTCAAGGCGACATGCGCATCACACCCGACAGCCCCGGCGGTGCCGAGGCTGAATATCAGGGTCTGGCGGTGAACGACGTTGCCGCCGAAACGCCCGAAAGCGGCCCGGTGGATCAGGTTATCCTTGCCCCGCAACCCATTGATCTGGAAGAAGAAGACCGAACCGTCCCGGATATTGCCGTGGCGCTTGCAACATTGGCCGAAGACGATGCGCCAGCGGCCGAGCAAGCCGTGCAGGTTATGGCCGTCGACGCCATTGACGACGCCGTCGCCGACGCGCTGGTCGATCTGACGCCTGCGGTTGCGCAGGCCATGGACGGGACACAGGAAACCACATTTGCGCTGGCCGAGATGCTGACCGCCGGGGTGCAGCCGCTCACCACCGGGCAGGCCGTTGAAGGTGCGCTGGTCCAGAACGCCAGTTTCGTCGCCCCGCAACAGGCACGTCCGGCATTCGCGATGCCTGAAAGCGCATTCAACAGCCGCTCTCCGGTGCCGCGTCCGCGTCCTGCGCTTGCCGACCGCGCGGTGGTCGTTCCGGCCTCACTGCCCGCACCCGCCGCCCCGGTCGAGGTTTCGCCCGATGCCATCGCACCGGGCAGCCGCCTGGTGCAACTTGGTGCCTACGCCAGCCCCGAGGTTGCGCGCAGTGAATGGAGCCGGATCAGCGGCGCCTTCGGTGCCCTGTTTGAAAACCACCAACGCGTTGTTCAGAAAGCGGAATCGCGTGGCAAGACGTTCTATCGCCTGCGGGTTTCAGGCTTTGACGATCTGGCCGATGCGCGCCGGTTCTGTGCGGTGCTGACCTCGAAAAAGGCCGACTGCATTCCGGTCGCTGTCAAGTAACCGCGAATGGCCGGGCAGGGCGCGTATATCTTCGGCTGCGAAGGAACGCGCCTGACCGGGGCGGAGAAAACCTTCTTCGCCAAGTCCCAACCCTGGGGCTTTATCCTGTTTGCGCGTAACGTGAACGATCCGGCGCAACTGTCTGCGCTGACGGCAGAAATGCGCGACGCGGTGGGCCGTGATGCCCCGGTTTTGGTCGATCAGGAAGGCGGGCGGGTGCAACGTCTGCGCGCCCCACATTGGCGCGAATTCCTGCCCGCACTCGATCAGATGCAGTCCGCAAACGACCCGATGCGCGCCCAGTGGCTGCGTGGGCGGTTGATCGCAGATGATCTGAACCGCGTCGGGATCGACATGAACTGCATCCCGAACCTCGATCTGGTGCGGGCTGAGACGCATCCGTTCCTGAAGAACCGCTGCCTCGGTAGTGAACCGGATCAGGTGGCGCGCGCCGGACGCGCTCTGGCGGATGGTTCAATCGCGGGGGGCGTTCTGCCGATCATGAAGCACATGCCGGGGCACGGGCGCAGCGCCTTGGATTCGCATCACGAACTGCCGCGTGTCGATACCAATGCGGCGACGCTGACGGCGCAGGATTTCGCGCCCTTCGCGGCGCTGTCCGACTTGCCGATGGCAATGACGGCGCACCAGGTTTTTGCCGCCTACGATCCGGATCGCCCGGCGACCCAATCGCCCGAAATGGTACGGGTGATGCGCGAGGAAATCGGCTTCGGTGGCCTGTTGATGACCGACGATATCTCGATGAATGCGCTTGGCGGCGATGTGGCGACGCGGGGCCGCGCCTCGCTGGATGCGGGCTGTGATCTGGTGCTGCATTGCAATGGCGAAATGGACCAGATGGCGGCGGTTGCCGACCTTGGGCGCATGACGCCCGCCGCACAGGCCCGTGCCGACGCCGCATTGGCGCAGCGCCGCGCATCCGACGACACCGACATCGCCGCCGCAGCGGCAGAACTTGACGCGCTTCTGGCTGTCGCTTAGCCGGATGGCGATGACTGAACCCGTAAGCCATATTGCCGAACGTCAGGCCGCCGAGGCGCTGATCGTCGATGTTGACGGGTTCGAAGGCCCGCTCGACCTGCTGCTGACGCTGTCACGCACCCAGAAGGTCGATCTGCGCCAGATCTCCGTCCTGGCCCTGGCCGAGCAATACCTGAAATTCGTGGAACAGGCGCGCAAACTGCGCATTGAACTGGCCGCCGACTATCTGGTCATGGCCGCCTGGCTGGCCTTCCTGAAGTCGCGCCTGTTGCTGCCGCCTGACCCGGCCGAGGATGGCCCCTCGGGCGAAGACCTGGCCGCGCATCTGGCGTTTCAGCTGGAACGCCTGGCGGCAATGCGCGATTGTTCCGCCCGCCTGATGGGCCGCGACCAGCTGGGCCGGGATTTCTTCGCGCGCGGCATCCCCGAAAACGTCGAACGGGTGCGCCGCGTGACCTATACCGCGACGCTGCTGGACCTGATGCAGGGCTATGCGCGCATCCGCACCCGCGACGATTTCCGCCCCTACACCATGGACCGCGAGGCGGTGATGACGATGGAACAGGCGCTGGACCGGATGCGGGGCCTTGTCGGTTTCGCAGGTGAATGGACGGACCTGTCAAGCTACCTCCCCGAAGGGTGGGAGGTTGATCCAAAACGGCGCCGGTCCGCCACAGCCTCGCATTTTGCGGCCTCGCTTGAACTGGCGAAGGCCGGAACCATCGACATCCGCCAGGATGACACCTTCGCGCCCATCAAGATACGAAAGCGCCCCGATGCCTGATGACGCCAAAGAAAACATGGGCGAAACCGTCGCCGAAAGCCTGTTCGAAGCCCCGCCCGAGGGCGAACAGGAGCGCATGGTCGAAGCCATCCTGTTTGCCAGCGCCGAACCGGTCAGCGTGGCGGATATGAACGCCCGTATGCCCCATGGGGCCGATGCGGCTGTGGCGGTGCAACATCTGCAAAAGCGCTATGAAGGGCGTGGTGTAGCAGTGGTGAAAGTGGGTGACGCCTGGGCGATCCGTACCGCGCCTGATCTGGGCTTTCTGATGCAGAAGGAAACGGTGGAAACCCGCAAACTGTCCCGCGCCGCGATCGAAACCCTGGCCATTGTCGCCTATCACCAGCCCGTCACCCGCGCCGAAATTGAAGAGATTCGCGGCGTCAGCGTATCGCGCGGCACGGTGGATCAACTGCTTGAACTGGAATGGATCCGCTTTGGCCGCCGCCGGATGACGCCGGGCCGACCGGTCACATTTGTGGTCACGCAAGAGTTTCTTGACCATTTCGGGCTTGAAAGCGCACGTGACCTGCCGGGTCTGCGCGAATTGCGCTCGGCCGGATTGCTCGACAATCGCCCGCCGCCCGGCGACGATGTTGAAGATGGCGACGGGGCGGACGAAGATCAGACCGACATGTTCGTGCCCGACGCTGAGGAGGATGACGAATGAGTATAGACCGCATAATCCAGATGGTGATCAACATGGTGATGCGACAGGTCATCGGGCGCAGCGTAAACGCCGGG of Paracoccaceae bacterium contains these proteins:
- a CDS encoding beta-hexosaminidase, whose protein sequence is MAGQGAYIFGCEGTRLTGAEKTFFAKSQPWGFILFARNVNDPAQLSALTAEMRDAVGRDAPVLVDQEGGRVQRLRAPHWREFLPALDQMQSANDPMRAQWLRGRLIADDLNRVGIDMNCIPNLDLVRAETHPFLKNRCLGSEPDQVARAGRALADGSIAGGVLPIMKHMPGHGRSALDSHHELPRVDTNAATLTAQDFAPFAALSDLPMAMTAHQVFAAYDPDRPATQSPEMVRVMREEIGFGGLLMTDDISMNALGGDVATRGRASLDAGCDLVLHCNGEMDQMAAVADLGRMTPAAQARADAALAQRRASDDTDIAAAAAELDALLAVA
- a CDS encoding segregation/condensation protein A, whose translation is MAMTEPVSHIAERQAAEALIVDVDGFEGPLDLLLTLSRTQKVDLRQISVLALAEQYLKFVEQARKLRIELAADYLVMAAWLAFLKSRLLLPPDPAEDGPSGEDLAAHLAFQLERLAAMRDCSARLMGRDQLGRDFFARGIPENVERVRRVTYTATLLDLMQGYARIRTRDDFRPYTMDREAVMTMEQALDRMRGLVGFAGEWTDLSSYLPEGWEVDPKRRRSATASHFAASLELAKAGTIDIRQDDTFAPIKIRKRPDA
- a CDS encoding SPOR domain-containing protein, translating into MTIQDLGYSDSDSYSNAYADDFTGSIEATDSGSVAGPLVNFVGALVSVGLIGGIGVWGYQLLVRDVTGVPVVRALQGDMRITPDSPGGAEAEYQGLAVNDVAAETPESGPVDQVILAPQPIDLEEEDRTVPDIAVALATLAEDDAPAAEQAVQVMAVDAIDDAVADALVDLTPAVAQAMDGTQETTFALAEMLTAGVQPLTTGQAVEGALVQNASFVAPQQARPAFAMPESAFNSRSPVPRPRPALADRAVVVPASLPAPAAPVEVSPDAIAPGSRLVQLGAYASPEVARSEWSRISGAFGALFENHQRVVQKAESRGKTFYRLRVSGFDDLADARRFCAVLTSKKADCIPVAVK
- a CDS encoding deoxyguanosinetriphosphate triphosphohydrolase, with product MNRGTGRQDEGECVRNYAVFPEDSRGRLYSEDESAFRTCFQRDRDRIIHASAFRRLKHKTQVFVEHEGDYFRTRLTHSIEVAQVARTIAGALGLNTELTEAVALAHDLGHPPFGHTGEEALDRLMEPWGGFDHNAQAIRIVTALERHYADFDGLNLTWEALEGLAKHNGPVTGDVPLALAEYNARHDLELDTHASAEAQVAAISDDIAYNNHDLHDGLRAGLFTDDEVAQLPIVAPAYEAVDALYPDLAADRRRHEALRRVVGAMVADVLGASLEELTELRPETADDVRGAGRPIVRFSPDLWTDLQQIRRFLFDRMYRAPSVMVERARVTKVVDALFPLFMEQPGQMPEEWRSDVEGADDAARARIVADYVSGMTDRFALQEWERLCD
- the scpB gene encoding SMC-Scp complex subunit ScpB — its product is MPDDAKENMGETVAESLFEAPPEGEQERMVEAILFASAEPVSVADMNARMPHGADAAVAVQHLQKRYEGRGVAVVKVGDAWAIRTAPDLGFLMQKETVETRKLSRAAIETLAIVAYHQPVTRAEIEEIRGVSVSRGTVDQLLELEWIRFGRRRMTPGRPVTFVVTQEFLDHFGLESARDLPGLRELRSAGLLDNRPPPGDDVEDGDGADEDQTDMFVPDAEEDDE
- a CDS encoding arginine--tRNA ligase, which encodes MNIFAEIRTLVLESIDALVSEGTLPPGLNDGPVTVEPPRDAAHGDMATNAAMVLAKPAGMAPQVIAEALIPLLQSDPRVAVAEVAGPGFLNLRLENAVWADVVEAALEGGASYGHSGIGAGVKINVEYVSANPTGPLHVGHARGAVFGDALASLLDYAGYEVTREYYVNDGGAQVDTLARSVYLRYLEAHGTEVAFEDGTYPGDYLIAVGEALKDKVGDTFVDKGEQFWLSEVRKFATDAMMGLIRDDLAALGVRMDHFYSEKSLYGTGRIEAALKALDDKGLIYEGVLEPPKGKKPEDWEPRKQTLFKSTEHGDDVDRPVKKSDGGWTYFAPDIAYHYDKIERGFDALIDVFGADHGGYVKRMNAAVSALSDGRVPLDVKLVQLVRLYQNGEPFKMSKRAGTFVTLRDVVDRVGPDVARFVMLTRKNDAPLDFDMAKVLEQSRENPVFYVQYAHARVQSVLRKAAEAGIATNLSPALSDASELSVARKIAEWPRLVEIAARTHEPHRIAFYLYELASEFHALWNRGNDDASLRFIQDSDPEASASKIALPRAVAVVISAGLGILGVTPLDELR